Genomic DNA from Prunus persica cultivar Lovell chromosome G1, Prunus_persica_NCBIv2, whole genome shotgun sequence:
tttgctaTCTACTTGCATtctattattgaaaaataacagTGAGAGGCCAGAAAAAACTCACCGTCTTCGGAAAGCTTTAGGGTGGTAGATTTTCGAAGAGTTTCGGCAACAGCCTTTACTCTATCTTCAGGGACACTATCTGGCTTCACATCCCCCAACTTGAGATGATTTCTCATCCGAGTAAACGAGCATATCAAAGCCAAGCTAACCACTAAACGTTCACAGTCAAGGTCAACCAAAACTCAAATATCCAAAGCGTCAACAAAACTAACAGAAAATTgattgaaaaatacataaaatgcTCAGAACCACAGCACGGCTTTCAAACAAAGGATACATCCTTCTTCGCTTTCGCTTATggtttttttaagaaaatcatCCCGAGGAAGATTGCTATCGCTGAAGTAAAACTCAAcctgcaaaaacaacaaaaaaatcacaGTTAGTTAGGAAATTAATTCTTCAgaacaaaatcaatcaaatttgGAAGCGTTTGAATCTGAACCTGGCGGAGCACTTTCTTCGAAGTTTCTTCGTCCAATGAAGGCGTCGCCattgttgagagagagagagagagagagagagagagagagagagagtttgtgTTTTCGTGTACCTTGCTTGGCTTCTAAACAGCGAAAGCGAACAGAGGagaggtagagagagagagagagctcctAGGGTTTTGGCTTTCGCAGGATATTTTAAGCTTTGGTTTGGGCTTTGAGCTCGTTTCTGGCTTTTAAACTGAAGAAATCCGAGTGGGCCGGGTTTACGTAACAGTGTCGTTCCAGTCAGTAATGCTCCGTTTATCTGCCACGTGTATAAACAGAGAATGGTGGAACCCACAAGGTCAAAGGACGGGCCACATCCAACCTCCTGCAATTAACTTGGATTTTGCTCGATCACGCTTCACGATCACACGTTAAAGAATGGTGAAGAACACGATTGAAATTTGCATTTGGCATATATCTTcgtatttaaaattttcacgttaaaatcttttaaaatctaaagACACACGGATGCATACATTTGCATAGTAGTCAATGCTAAGTCAACGGTTCTCCAACGCAAGAATTTAGACCCAGCAGCTCTCAAACTTTAAGTTTTATTTGCAGTCAACAGCTCTCAAAACCTTGAGTTTTGCAGTTTGTCCATCTGAGTAAGTCCTCAGTACCAATTGTCCTAATTCTATGGTTCCCTCCTTATATGCATAAAAatagtattatatatatatattactattaatttcttcttcaaatcaacctaaaaataaaataaattataagtgTCTTAGCATCTTTTCTTTACTCGTGATTCAGGCAATCCAATCGTCCGTGTGTAAGGTGGAAGCCCCCTAAAAAGGTTTTCCATTAATGGGTGACCAAAAAGGAACAGAGGCTCAATCTAGATTTGTCACAACTACCAACTACCTCGAATTAAACCCAAGCCCCTCTTCTAGAGCTGTCGGAACTCTCTTTAGCTCATCTCTTGTCAACGCTAGCACTTTTTAATAAATGATGTCATTCCCGACTCGCGAAGTGAAGCTTAATTTCTATTCATTACTTCAGCGCTAAGATGTAGAACTGGATTGTATATGGGATCAAGAGATCTTCAATCTGGAATtctcttatatatattatattgtaaccCTTCTTAGTGAGAAATCATTCTACAGACTATGTAGGGGAATGCACGCACTATGGGGACTccataaaagaaattttttttagacttagGAAATGAAACTTCCATTCAACTATAGTCGAGAGGAAATAAGTCTCAGCGGGCACTACCTTTCTGGGGCTCACTCCTTTCCTACTTGCTTGATCTTGATGACCAAGGACTAGAAACGAAAAGCTAACTTCCAACCCTTGGAAAAACCTGATTCAAGACTTGCTGTACTCACTTtgatgtattttataatataaattataactaGCTTAAGGCTTGCTAGGGTTTAGGGTGATTTTCCTCTCAGTACCAATTGTCCTAATTCTAAGTACGATTTACTGTGTGATTCATGCATTTATGACTGACAATCAACCATAAGCCATGTGTGTAGCCGAGTATAGATTGTGGTACTTGtgaaggtttagggtttagggacGAAAAGACCATCACTCAATTAGTTAGCTTTCAAATCAATGTAAGATTATGTAGTTGGCTACTTGGTTAGGTCTCAACTAAGCTTTATACCTCATGGCTATtgtattgaattgaattatCCACACACCCCCAACTCAATTCAGAGAGATCTACCAATTTGAATATAAATGAATCACTTCTTACTCCTTGAATcaatttgtactcaatttgGGATAGAGGTATGGAGACAAATGTACACAAACCTCCCATCAGAAATGGGCAAACAATTAAGAGTTGAAATTCAGAGGTTTTTGGGAATAATACTTCATATTTCTTTCATTCATCAACAAGGCATATATACTACTAAGGGTTAATTAGACTTTGTCCTAATCCACTACTAATTACATAATTATTGCAACATTAAGAACCGTTTGATATGGCAATGACCACATCACAATAAGATTGGAAGACAATCTGATACATACATACAGAGATTCAACCCTAAGCATAAGAATATTGATGTCCACTATCATTCCTTTTGCTCCCTCAATCTTGTAATATTAATTTCTAATATTGCACAAATCAAATGGTTCACCATGttccctctttttttctctctctctttttttttttcaaatacacACTTATAGACGATTTAGAAATCATTCACAAATGgctaaatataaataagggTTTTAAAATGCAGTAAAATACTTTTGCAAGAAATTTGACAGCAAAATAACAAGTTTATCTCCCATCATCCTGAATGAAGTTTGATTTGTGTGGTATCATCATTATGAACCACATACAACATGCAGTGACAAGAAAGAGACTTCCCCCAACCAAACTTCACCCATaaaacccttttctttttctacccccattttttgcattttctctttttcttatcGACAGCAACAAATTACAAGGTTTATGacatattatattcatgaagGGAAGTAACTTTTAGGACTAACTCACAAACTGAATGATAAACTGCAATCTTAATGGGCGGCAGGTAGCAGCATCTCACCCAACTCATAGACAATGATATCCTTACATGAAGTCCTCTTCCAGTTCCTGCAATGACTTGTTTGCCGATGCAATTTGTTTGTTAGatgtcatattttcagaaaccaTCAAACCTTTGTAGCTCCTTAGCTCTGCTTGTCTCTCCTTCTCAAGCCTTTCCATCTCCTCACGTCGTTTCTGCAAAACAGtttcataagaaattaaattgttttgttcaacataagaatataaaatactACATTAGAACAACCCAAGATACACAGCCTGATTGCAATTCATTTGATCAAAAACAAGTTGGTAGTTCTATTACTAactaataattatatatatatatatatatatttgaaactattctattattaattatattaagcACTGAAGAATCTAAAAACCTAGAAGTAGTACAAGTCAAAATTTTTGGGGTAAAGCTtaacataaaaaaacaaaagcaaaaatgcGACCCAAATTCGGCCTTAGTAAGGAGAATAATCCACACAAATAATCTCAGAACACTACCAACCTCATATTGGCCaagggaggaggaggaacTTACCTTGTCCCTCAGCAGCTGCTTTCTCTCAGCTCTTTCTGCTGCATTGACCGCTTCTCGCTCAGCTGCAGTTACATTTCACTTGCAAGTTAATCATAGCTCCAATATGGCAGAACTAGATATGGGTAACATATGAAACCAATATCACTTATGCACGAGCTATATCCATACAGAAAAAAGATACATAAGAGATAGAGACCAGAGATATCAGAAGGAAACAAGAGTGCCACATGTCCTCCATAAACAGCAATATAATAACTATTCTTCAAGATAGGATCTTTAGAGCAAATTTGATCTAGACAAACTCAATTGAAGCTGTGACGGAAAATTTACCTTTTAAATCAGGCTTCCTTTCCACTTTTGTCCTGTTCAATCTATTAACTACCTCATTAATCCGCTTCTCCACTCTCACAGTTCGAACCTAAATAAAGTGTCATAGTTGGACAATGATCAGTATCTCCAAGCATGCTGAACCCAATGAAAATACAAACTACATGGCATGATACTATTCTAGATAGTAATATACATAGAATACAATTATAAAGAAACTCACCATCTTTGAATTGTAGAAACCAACTTGACCAACATCCATGGAGGCagttttcttcaaattggacCAGGGAGTGTAAACAACATCGACATTGTTCACCTTGTTGCCTACAATATAATAAGTCATTAGAACACCACAACAACGCAGTTGCCTAatcagaagaaggaaaaacaaaaccctttTGTAGAGGCTTGGATGGAATTACAAAATGAAACCAAATTACTCTAAAATGtatgaattaattaagataataCCTTGGATGGAATTTGCTTTGACAAGCTGTGCGCAGTCCTCCAGTAAACCTTCACTTATACCATCAATGGTCTGTCCTTTGTGCAGTCTAACATAAACATGGGCAGAAGACATTTTATCCACATGGAACCTAGATCACCAAAAATCCCATTAAGTTTTAAGCTTGCATGGAATGCTTTTCTTATTAATAACAaactccttttttattttggtttagtTACTAATAACAAGTTCAGACTATCAAACTCAGGAATAATGCGTAAGCATGGTCTAAATTAAAGAACCAATTACTCCAAAAACCGTCTAAACAAGCATTTCTTGAACATTCAATATGTACACTAACATGGTGGCATCACAACACTTCCAATCGCTCTTTCTATATAAACGCATCAACCGCATAATAAGCAGCCACGCTTGAAAGTAATACAATTAACAAAGCACAGAATCCCAGAGCTAATGCGAAAGAGAACATAGATCAAATGTCTCACACCAACCACAATTACACTCTGTTTGTCCTGTTCACAGAAAGCTTGCTCTTAACATTCAAAGTACACAATCTGCGTCTGTCAATCGTTTGCAATTTgcaaccctaaaccctaattctTGATTCTTGACCAGCAAATTTCAAACTTTGCAAGAAATGTAATTGTAAATGGAAATTCGGATAAAAATTTCTAATTGGAATAGAAATCAGATAAATTAGAAAAGAGGAGGGTGGGAGATAGATACCAAATGTCTTCGGGGAAGCCATATTTGATGAGCTCCTCGTTCTCGAACTTGTCGAGCCCCATGAAAATGGTGTAATCGCCAACCTCGGATCGAGCTTTGAAGTAGAAGACCATCTTGTTCGTTCGGCCCTTTGGAATTCGATGCCACAGAAAACGAGAACCTCTGAGGAGCTAGGGCTTCCAAGTTCCTTCCAGCTTTCCAATTGGGATTTTGGGCACTGgaaactttttcatttttatttttatttttgtttttgtttttgttttgattttgctattttttgtTGGGCCTGGGtttcaaaaatatttatgattGGTCTGAGATTCTTAATTCGTAAGGTCAATAATTTCATCAATTATTTGACGACATGTCGTATTGGACAACTGGCAACCTTTTTTGACTTGGAGATGACAACTCGTATCAAGTTTGAACCTACGAGGACCACGATATGAGACCTAGAACCCATAATTGGCAGAGAAATTAGGAATGGCTATGTGAGAACTTACTTATAACGGGGACTTTGGAAAACGctaaagaggagagaaattttttttaaaaagtcaaaatagataaaattgcccttatttatttttgaatttcctaaggaatcttttacatttgcatgtctttggtttgaaagttgagaggtttttctgtctttttttaaaaaactttggcttttttcaaaagtgaaagtttttttgtaaCTAAAACCTTAAGTAaatatttacttatttataatcacgctttttattttttttgttaaaatttagtttaaaatatataaaaactattttagaagttctttataaaattttaacctCAATTATATTCTCTGATTTAGGTATTCATAAATGCTATTACTCTTTTTCAATTGGTCAAtatctatataaaaaaaaaatatattagtattaattaaatgtttaaaataatcataaataaaacagcattaaattatagggagccactagAAATTCTTTATCTCTCTTcatatttaggagctcctagaagTCtgcctattttaggaggtggatatGGAGGGAGCATGGTTTGAATTGTATTTTTCTcattcctccctaaaatttgtctaattaaataatttaggaAGCCCTCCTAGTGTGGTTTAAAAACTCTTAAGCAACCTATAAGTCAATTTTTAAGACCAAATTTTACCAATGAGTTCTTAACAATTGATATCAAAACCTCGTTTCACCACCCACCTCCACTACCTATTCGTTAGTGTCGAATAAAGTGGATGGATTACAATGACATAATCAATAATCTAGGTTTAGAGTCAACATCTTACGTTATGTTACCAAACTATATGTCAAGATAACATTTCCTCATACACCTACCTAGTTCAAACCATTTTTCGATCACAAGTGATGCAACCGAAAACTTCTCCATTTGTGTATGAATTATTCCAACATCGATATTCTCTTTATGACATTTTGTAGCCTACAAAATTTTGCGTTTCATTAAAAGtctgaaatttattttttatttatttatttatttatttacaatcAAACGGGAATTTAAGTAATTTGATTTGTCATAAAACGCAAGCAATCGTAGAAGTAGAGTGCTGAGTGGCTGACTTTGCCATCTCTAATTGATGCCAAATATTGCACCAGACAAACGAGACCGTATTACACTATAATTACTCTAAACAAACCACCTTCGGAATAcacctttttaatttttccttttcaagagCTGTGATAGCAAAACATTATATTTAAGTaaccaataagaaaataaaacttcaaTGTTTCGTGTTTTTTTTGCGGGAAATAAGATAGTGGGATTCGAACTTAAGACCTAATCTTCCGCTTGAGTTGGGATATATGAAAAAGGTTGTGTAATTTTTAAGTTGTATTATTGGAAGCAAATGCAGTGCACCGAAAGATTCTTTTGAAAAGAGAGAGCGACTGGGAAAGTGTACACGACAAAGCTGAGAAAAATGACTGAAACTAGCTTTCATCTTACTACTGACCCACAACTTAGAGCAAAGTACAAAGAGTTTGACGTAGGAGAAAAGTATATGCACGAGGATCCTAACAACCTCTTTTTTCCCTCAAAGATACAATTCTATGCGTCATACTTGCAAAGGTTTTCAAAACCCATGTATTCATTCTGGTGAATCTTCCCAATCATGTTTGATATGCCAACTCcacctgaaaaaaaaattaaaattaaaaagaaacaaataccTCTCAGAATTCAGGGTCTTAgcataatttgaaatttatatattggcagtgaataaaaaaaaactcacctaGTGAGATTGCACTGACAAATATTGTGAAAGCTAGAATGAAGATGATCAGTGATGCCCTTCCAAATAATATAATCAGCCTTCTCACTATATGCTGTCCTACAAGGGCTGCAACAGTGGCCACGGCGACGAAGTATAGAGCTGTGGAAAGATTGGAACGTGTATAAGTATACATAAATTTAGATCAACCGTCGAGTCTGTCTAGCACAGCAAATTACTTGCTCCATCTATCTACAAGTGTTTGTAGGTATATAACTTACCATAGGGAACTGGAAAACGTTTTAGAAGGTAGTATTCTACAACAGACATAGATGAGGAGAACATCATTGCAAAGGTGGCTGTGGCACTGGAGACCTGCAAGgaaatcatcaagaagttttaGAACAAATGAAATCGTCAATGGTTTTTTacttagattttttttaatgttctaTCATCGATGTTTATAGTTTTTTAATTACCCATTCAAGGGGAGAAATTGGCAACTCTGCAATAGTTCAATAATTTCGAACAGCGTTGTCCGCGATCATGTTCATGTCACAGGCGATCATGTTCATGTCACAGGCAATCATGAGCTCACCTGAGGGGGGATTCCAAGCTCCAAAAATAGTGGACCCATAACAAACCCTCCACCTAGTCCAAGCAAGCCACCTACTATTCCTGCAAGTACACCAAAGATACAGTAGATAACCAGCTGGTGCACCCGCCAAACTGTCCCTTGCTCTCCCTTAGATGCTATTACTCTTCGTCCCTTGTACAGGCTAACTGCCTCGTACAAAGATACACCGACAGAAATGGGGATCTGCAGGACATAGAAACCGTAACTCATCCTGATTGTTCATGTATTGAATCTTAACATGTAACATGCAGAGAAACAAGTACAGTTTACACTGTAGTACCTGTAACAAATTCACCACCCAATATACTGGAGAACAAGTAGTTGTGTGATTCTATAGAAGAGCAGATGATTATTACAAGTTAGCTCTGCAATGTCGTATAATCAGggaaattttcaataaaaaatttctgacAAACTaagtaaaaaagaagtaaaaaccTTGGCAATTTGCAGTGCAAGAAATGCAACCCagacaaaaacaagaagtCCAAGATCCTTCCAGCAAACATTCTCAATAACAGAGACCTGAAAGAATGGGCATCTAGATTTAGCTTTGAAACTCCATCACAATGATAACAGCTTCTGCGTAAGTACTGCATACGCACTTACCTCTAACTCCTTGGTTTCCTTTTGCTGGTCATTGGCTGGGCCACTTGGAAGAGGCTTGTATTCCACATTCCCACCAGCACCTGACCgaacaagaaaatatattggCCCAATTGCAGAATTCAactagaagaaagaaattccACTATTTTTTACAACATTAGAACAACAGTAGATCAACTCACCAGTCGACTCCAAATGCCTAGTGGCCTCCTAAAATTCAGGACAAGTGATGGTTAGCAGTGTAATATATGCATTCAGGAGCGCTTCAAGCACATTCAAATGAAAGCCTTATTGCTTCAGTGCACATGATGATATGAAGTTAGAAATTCCATCCACAAAGTGAAATGAACTTAAAATTCAGAATTCACCAAATAAAGTACTAAGGTGACATGACATGTCTGATCCTTGAATTATCTTAAATTTCCAACAAATATGAAATCTATTCTAAAAGCAGTGAAAAGTAATCAGGATTTCAGGCTCAATATAGTAAAGAGACTTTAATTTCTCTATGAAACGGTCAAAAACAGCATTACCCGCTTCAAAATGGTTTCCTTTTTCCATGTTTCAACACCCTTCAAGAATGCCTTTGTTGACGTGCCTGAAAACGAAAATAATAAGTGGTTGAAGTATTCAAGCATAATGCCAAGAAAGTGGAACTTAAAACGATCATTACCTATAAAAAGAACAATAAGCAAAACTGTGACCATCCAATCAGCAAAGATCACGTTGAAAGCCACTCCTATACTAATGCCCAGCATGAGCATTGGTTGGATGAGTAGCGCCAAATCATAGTCAATAATGGGCATTTCTAGTGTGGGATGCCTTAGCTTAAGATTATAGTAAACAGTTGAGACAGCTGCACCCATGATCATACCTGACACAAATCAAAAAGAATGCATGACTATGTAACTTCCAGCCAGTAATTCAATGTAACAACGGAACCATTACATACAAGTGAATGTATTATGCAGTTGGAGAGAAATAAGCTTTCCACAAAGCACCCTTGTCAACTGCCTTCTATAAAACTTCTCTCAAACTCATGCTCAACCTTGACAAGGATTTAAAACTTATTTGCTGAAATTATAGCACAGCCTAAGAA
This window encodes:
- the LOC18789310 gene encoding coiled-coil domain-containing protein 25 isoform X2; this translates as MVFYFKARSEVGDYTIFMGLDKFENEELIKYGFPEDIWFHVDKMSSAHVYVRLHKGQTIDGISEGLLEDCAQLVKANSIQGNKVNNVDVVYTPWSNLKKTASMDVGQVGFYNSKMVRTVRVEKRINEVVNRLNRTKVERKPDLKAEREAVNAAERAERKQLLRDKKRREEMERLEKERQAELRSYKGLMVSENMTSNKQIASANKSLQELEEDFM
- the LOC18789310 gene encoding coiled-coil domain-containing protein 25 isoform X1; its protein translation is MVFYFKARSEVGDYTIFMGLDKFENEELIKYGFPEDIWFHVDKMSSAHVYVRLHKGQTIDGISEGLLEDCAQLVKANSIQGNKVNNVDVVYTPWSNLKKTASMDVGQVGFYNSKMVRTVRVEKRINEVVNRLNRTKVERKPDLKAEREAVNAAERAERKQLLRDKVSSSSSLGQYEKRREEMERLEKERQAELRSYKGLMVSENMTSNKQIASANKSLQELEEDFM
- the LOC18789856 gene encoding uncharacterized protein LOC18789856, with protein sequence MAVLGAKLQGLRSVSMVMLNFAVAFVFVSAERGLKLEASRFNGTEGSESDYLLRVVTFFWQSERSGYQHVWPEMKFGWQIIAGSIVGFCGAAFGSVGGVGGGGIFVPMLSLIMGFDPKSATAISKCMIMGAAVSTVYYNLKLRHPTLEMPIIDYDLALLIQPMLMLGISIGVAFNVIFADWMVTVLLIVLFIGTSTKAFLKGVETWKKETILKREATRHLESTGAGGNVEYKPLPSGPANDQQKETKELEVSVIENVCWKDLGLLVFVWVAFLALQIAKNHTTTCSPVYWVVNLLQIPISVGVSLYEAVSLYKGRRVIASKGEQGTVWRVHQLVIYCIFGVLAGIVGGLLGLGGGFVMGPLFLELGIPPQVSSATATFAMMFSSSMSVVEYYLLKRFPVPYALYFVAVATVAALVGQHIVRRLIILFGRASLIIFILAFTIFVSAISLGGVGISNMIGKIHQNEYMGFENLCKYDA